A part of Arcobacter sp. F2176 genomic DNA contains:
- a CDS encoding DMT family transporter encodes MSSEQKSLFIDRGVLFMLLSALLGAVNGALAKMLSESMDPIEIVFYRNLMGIVIILFTIKKYHVSIDMSKLHLLFLRGLFGSVAMLLFFYTIATIPLGEAVVLNKTSPFFVTILAYYLMKEKINLNTFFALIIGFIGIVFIMKPFGIEISYEHILGVLGGFFAAAAYATIKKIKDIYDARVIMLSFMGVGIIIPIGLFLFTPYVHFKVHLELYIWALLILMAIISTGSQWFLTRAYSLSRASIIGVVSYTNIPFAIGFGYLLGDLLPDMYTFLGIILIVIGGILVSKKDKK; translated from the coding sequence ATGTCAAGTGAACAAAAATCTTTATTTATAGATAGAGGTGTTTTATTTATGCTTTTAAGTGCATTACTTGGAGCTGTTAATGGAGCATTAGCAAAGATGTTATCTGAAAGTATGGATCCTATTGAAATAGTATTTTATAGAAACTTAATGGGGATTGTAATTATCTTATTTACTATAAAAAAATATCATGTATCAATTGATATGTCAAAGTTACATTTACTTTTTTTAAGAGGATTATTTGGAAGTGTAGCTATGTTATTGTTTTTTTATACAATTGCTACTATTCCCTTAGGAGAAGCTGTAGTTTTAAATAAAACCTCACCTTTTTTTGTGACAATACTTGCTTATTATTTGATGAAAGAAAAAATCAATCTTAATACTTTTTTTGCTCTTATTATTGGATTTATTGGAATTGTTTTTATAATGAAGCCTTTTGGTATTGAGATATCTTATGAGCATATTTTGGGAGTTTTAGGTGGTTTTTTTGCAGCAGCTGCATATGCCACTATCAAAAAAATCAAAGATATTTATGATGCAAGAGTTATTATGCTTTCATTTATGGGAGTTGGAATTATTATTCCAATAGGGCTTTTTTTATTCACTCCTTATGTTCACTTTAAAGTACATTTGGAACTATATATTTGGGCACTTTTAATTTTGATGGCTATTATTTCAACTGGTTCACAATGGTTTCTTACTCGCGCTTATAGTCTTAGTCGTGCAAGTATTATTGGAGTTGTAAGTTATACAAATATTCCTTTTGCTATTGGTTTTGGGTATTTGTTAGGAGATTTACTACCTGATATGTATACTTTTTTAGGTATTATACTTATTGTAATTGGTGGTATTTTAGTAAGTAAAAAGGATAAAAAATGA